The genomic window ATACAACAACAAAGGCAGGACAAAACATTCTTTCCTGAAGGAAGACAGGATACTTTTATGCTCAATTTCACTTTCCCCCTCTTTGACGGGGTAGGGCGGTACTACAACGTGCAGGGTGCATCAAAGGATATACAGGCTGCAAAGTACAGACTCGAAGAGATTAAGAGGAATGTGAAGCTTGATATCATAAAAGCGTACAAGGATTATGAATTGAGCCTTGAGAACATAAGGATGTACAGTGAACTCCTGCGGCAGGCTGCATCGAATTTTGATCAGGCTCTCGGGGAATATAAGGCCGGGAAAGGTGATATACTGACGCTGCTTCAGGCTGAAAAAGATTTGGCAAAGGCAAAGGAAAATCTTGTGATGTCCATGTACAAATCGAATAATGCCCTGGCATTTCTTGAAAAAGTATCTTACTGGAGTGAAAACTGATATGAAAATGACTAAAAAAAATATAGTTCTGCTAATCATAGCGGTTGTGATCATAGGCGGGTTAATAATCTACTTTGCCGGCAAAAAAGGCACATCGGAAAAAACAAGAAGTGAGACATTCATAGCAAAAAAAGGGAACGTGACATATTTTACCGAACAGACAGGCATCATAAAAGCCCAGGTTGGAGCGATTGTAAAAGTAGGGACAAGGGCTACGGGAACACTTACACAGCTGCGATACCAGGTAGGCGATTATGTAAAAAAGGGTGAACTTATAGCGAAGATAGATGACAGAGAGATCATCGCAAATGTAAAGAATAACCAGGCATTCATCGAAGAGCAGAAGAGAGACCTGGATTCCAAGAATGCACAATATGCCTACGCCAAGTTGAATTATGAAAGAGAGGCAAGACTCTTGGAGAAGGAATTTACGACGAAGGACAGCGTGGATAAGGCTAAAAGGGAACTGGATATAGCTTTAGCACAGGTAGAACTGGGGAAAGCAAAGGTAAATGAAGCTGTTGAAAAACTTAAAGCCCTTGAAGTGTCTCTGAGTTATACGAAAATATATGCTCCTATCTCAGGCTATGTATCAACGGTCTCCACGCAGGAAGGAGAAACTGTCGTATCCGGCCTTTCTGCGGCGATTCTCATCACGATTATCGATCCCAGCAAACTTGAGATGTGGATTTATGTTGATGAGACGGATATAGGAAGAACAAAAACAGGGGTGAGAGTAGAATACTGGGTAGATACATATCGTGATAAAAGATTTCCAGGAAAGATCAGCATGATTTATCCGCAGCCTGAAATAAAGGATAACATCGTCTACTATCTTGCTATTGTGAAGATAGACCCGAAAGATACGACACTCCTCAGACCGGAGATGACAACCCATGTTCGTATTATTGTTGAAGAGAAGACGGATGTGCTTGTTGTGCCGAATAACGCTGTCCGGTTCGAGGAAGGGAAAAACGTTGTATATGTTGACAAGGGCAAAGAAAAACCTGAACGCAGAACAGTGACCCCCGGCATAAGGGATGATAGCTTTACAGAGATTGTTTCAGGTATTGCCGAAGGTGAACGCATTGTTATACCTGTTGCAAAAAAGGCTCAATCAAACAGCACTCCAGGCGTAAAGAAGTGATTAGCCTCAAGCATATAAAAAAGAGTTATTTTATCGGAGAACGTGAACTGCCTATCCTCAAAGGCATAGACCTGGCGATCGGACGGGGTGAGTTTATTATTCTCATGGGCGTTTCAGGGTCAGGCAAGACTACTCTGATGAATATAGTAGGCCTTCTTGATAAACAGACAGAGGGTGAGTACGAGTTTATGGGCACAAGCATTGACGGCCTTAATGATGAGGGGCTTGCTGCACTCAGAAATATGCACATAGGTTTTGTTTTTCAACAATTCTTTTTACTTCCCTATTTGAATGCTATTGAGAATGTCCTGATCCCCATAGTTTATTCAGAAAAACAGATAAAACATCCCCGTGAAAAGGCCAAGCAACTTTTGGGAAAATTCGGTCTTGAAGAGCGGATACACAACAAGCCTTCCCAGCTTTCAGGCGGTGAGCAGCAACGGGTTGCCATAGCGAGGGCGCTTATTAACGATCCTGACCTTATCCTTGCCGATGAACCTACCGGTGCATTGGATTCTAAAACCGGCAATGAAATTATGGAACTGTTTAGCATGCTCAACGGAGAAGGAAAGACTGTTATTGTTGTTACCCATGACCCGAAGCTGGCCTCTTTCGGCAACAGGCTGATAAGGATTGAGGATGGAGCTATCTCTCAAGATATCACAACTTAGAGAATTTCTCGAAGAAATATTTAAGATTCTATATTATTACCGGGGGAGGGTAATATTTTCTTTTGCCGGTGTTGCCCTCGGCATACTTTCCATTTGCATTATTATTACTACAATTGACGGTGCCAACAAGAAGGCTCATGATATTTTTGAAGTGCTCGGTCCGGATTCCATCATGGTTTTTGGCGGTGGGGAAAGGCAGCGGGCAGCAAGAGTGAGGACTCTCAGCTTAACATTTCGTGATGCAGAATCGCTTTACAGGATAGAAGGAATCTACGACTTAATGAAGGTTTATCAGGTAAGGAATGTTATGATGAAGTATAAAGGGGAAAAATGGCAAACCCAGGTAGTCGGTTCTACCACGAATTACTTTGAATCCTTTTCATGGGGTTTTCAGTTTGGTTCTGTATTTACTATTGGAGACTATGACAATGCAGAAGCAGTCTGTGTTATTGGAGCAAAGGTATACGATGAACTCTTTCATGGTGAAAATGCCCTTGGAAAGGCGATTCTTGTGGGTAAACTTCCCACAAAGGTCATTGGTGTTCTTGAAGAAAAAGGCGGCGGCATGGGCGGCCCCAATCTTGACGACAGAGTGATCATGCCATTAACAACGGTAATGAGCAGGATTGCCAATGAAAAACGATATCTGGGCATGATGAGGCTCAAGACCAACAGGGATATCGACAAAACCGTTGAGGATGTGAGAACAGTACTCAGAAACAATCATGGTCTTCGTGGGACAGCAGAGGACGATTTTACTATAAGGAGTTCTAAAGACATCATGAAGTTTGTTACGGTCATCTCGGGCCAGCTTTTCCTTTTCCTGGGTATAGCAGCAATAGTGGCACTTGTTGTCAGCGGTTTTGTCCTTGCTAACCTTTTCTATTTGACCATACAGGAACGGCGCAAGGATATTGGGATAAGAAGGGCTTACGGGGCAACGAGAAGGGGCATCCTGCTTTCCTTTCTCTTTGAATCGATAATAATTACTTTAATGGGTGGAATAGCAGGTGTCCTGCTCAGCGTGATACTTGGCGGGACTTTCGAAAAGCTTTTTGATATTCCCATGTTATTTTCCTTTAAGGTCGTTATTTTTGCCCTCTTCTTCAGCTTTCTAACCGGTTTGCTTTCCGGCCTCAAACCGGCGTTACGTGCGAGCAGGATTGAACCTATAGAGGCAATAAGGGGATGATTTATTCATTCAAATTTTATCTAAAGATAGCCTTTCAAAATCTTGTCATACACAAAGGAAGGATGGGACTTGCACTGCTCGGAATCCTTTTTGCGGTTATGAGTCTTGTTGCCTTCGGCAATATCAGCGATGGTCTGAAAAGACAGATTGATAATGAAATCAGCAAATTTGGAAAAAATCTGATTATTCTCCGGTCGGGGATTGTGCGCGTGGGAGGAGGAGGCGCGCATCAGTTTGGTGATTCGAAGACACTGAAACTTGAAGATGTGAAGAGGATCAAAGAATCCCTTTCGGGCATTGTGGAAGCTGTGCCTTTTTTTGATATTTCCTATCCTGCACGCTATGAAGACAAGACGCTCACTGTGAGTATTACAGGGGCTACAGACGCGATATTTAAACTAAGAAATTTAGATCTCATAATGGGCAGGTATTTCACGAATAACGATGATCTTAATACAGAGAAAAAGGCGATAGTCGGATACAAGGTGTTGGATAATCTTTTCCAGTCACAGAGTCCGATTGGCAAGTATATCCTTATCTACAGGGTGCCTACAGAGATAATAGGCGTAATGGATGAAAAAGGGACTGATTTGTCCGGACAGGATCAGGATCTGCAGGTTTACATACCGCTCAATACCCTTATGAGGCGTTACAGCAATGTGGACTACATTAAGGGTGCTTATCTTCAAATGGAGGATGGTATTTCCCTCGTTGAGATGAAGGACAAACTAAAGATGTTTGTAAGGAATCTGCACAATATGAAACCGGAGCAAAAGGACGATTTTTCTATTTACACTATGGATGATATTGTAAAAACCCAGGAGCAAGGTATTCGACTTGTATCAATTCTTACTATCATAGCTTCTACTGTTTCATTCTTAATAGGAGGACTCGGTATTTTTGCTATTATGCTCCTTTCCATATCCGAGC from Pseudomonadota bacterium includes these protein-coding regions:
- a CDS encoding ABC transporter permease, with protein sequence MIYSFKFYLKIAFQNLVIHKGRMGLALLGILFAVMSLVAFGNISDGLKRQIDNEISKFGKNLIILRSGIVRVGGGGAHQFGDSKTLKLEDVKRIKESLSGIVEAVPFFDISYPARYEDKTLTVSITGATDAIFKLRNLDLIMGRYFTNNDDLNTEKKAIVGYKVLDNLFQSQSPIGKYILIYRVPTEIIGVMDEKGTDLSGQDQDLQVYIPLNTLMRRYSNVDYIKGAYLQMEDGISLVEMKDKLKMFVRNLHNMKPEQKDDFSIYTMDDIVKTQEQGIRLVSILTIIASTVSFLIGGLGIFAIMLLSISERKLEIGIRRVVGSRKRDIIFQFLTESVIVALVGGVLGVAVGFMITMIVSYFSKLPFSLYLGNIVLSLIISTAVGILAGIYPAIQGTKYEPISVLY
- a CDS encoding ABC transporter ATP-binding protein, whose translation is MISLKHIKKSYFIGERELPILKGIDLAIGRGEFIILMGVSGSGKTTLMNIVGLLDKQTEGEYEFMGTSIDGLNDEGLAALRNMHIGFVFQQFFLLPYLNAIENVLIPIVYSEKQIKHPREKAKQLLGKFGLEERIHNKPSQLSGGEQQRVAIARALINDPDLILADEPTGALDSKTGNEIMELFSMLNGEGKTVIVVTHDPKLASFGNRLIRIEDGAISQDITT
- a CDS encoding efflux RND transporter periplasmic adaptor subunit, with the translated sequence MKMTKKNIVLLIIAVVIIGGLIIYFAGKKGTSEKTRSETFIAKKGNVTYFTEQTGIIKAQVGAIVKVGTRATGTLTQLRYQVGDYVKKGELIAKIDDREIIANVKNNQAFIEEQKRDLDSKNAQYAYAKLNYEREARLLEKEFTTKDSVDKAKRELDIALAQVELGKAKVNEAVEKLKALEVSLSYTKIYAPISGYVSTVSTQEGETVVSGLSAAILITIIDPSKLEMWIYVDETDIGRTKTGVRVEYWVDTYRDKRFPGKISMIYPQPEIKDNIVYYLAIVKIDPKDTTLLRPEMTTHVRIIVEEKTDVLVVPNNAVRFEEGKNVVYVDKGKEKPERRTVTPGIRDDSFTEIVSGIAEGERIVIPVAKKAQSNSTPGVKK
- a CDS encoding ABC transporter permease yields the protein MELSLKISQLREFLEEIFKILYYYRGRVIFSFAGVALGILSICIIITTIDGANKKAHDIFEVLGPDSIMVFGGGERQRAARVRTLSLTFRDAESLYRIEGIYDLMKVYQVRNVMMKYKGEKWQTQVVGSTTNYFESFSWGFQFGSVFTIGDYDNAEAVCVIGAKVYDELFHGENALGKAILVGKLPTKVIGVLEEKGGGMGGPNLDDRVIMPLTTVMSRIANEKRYLGMMRLKTNRDIDKTVEDVRTVLRNNHGLRGTAEDDFTIRSSKDIMKFVTVISGQLFLFLGIAAIVALVVSGFVLANLFYLTIQERRKDIGIRRAYGATRRGILLSFLFESIIITLMGGIAGVLLSVILGGTFEKLFDIPMLFSFKVVIFALFFSFLTGLLSGLKPALRASRIEPIEAIRG